ATTGGCACTGCCTCATATTGCTGTTCCAGATATAAGGTACATTGATTGGGCTGAGCTTCGTAGAAAGGGATTTAAGGGTGTTGTCTTTGACAAAGATAATACTATTACAGCGCCGTACTCTTTGATGCCTTGGCCTCCTCTTGAGTCTTCATTGGAGCGTTGTAAACTGGAGTTTGGTCCTGATATTGCTGTATTTAGTAACTCTGCTGGTAATTGTAATAGGATGCACTTTGAAATTCATGAATCTAATGTTGTACTTGCAGTCACAGCATGCTTTTTATGGTATTTTCTTGTTGTGAATCAGGACTTCATGAGTATGACCCTGATGGTTCTAAAGCTAGAATGCTTGAGGCTGCAGTTGGAATTAAAGTCATTAGACATAGTGAGTACTACTTTTTCTGTTATAGATTTAAGCTTTTGTTGCTTCTATTATCTTGAAAACAAGTTAATTTTTGCCCAGTGGCAAATGCTTGGACTAACATATTCTGTAGGGAGAAATGGAAATGAAAATGATATTGACATTGATACATTATTTATGTTGCAGAAGTAAAGAAGCCATCCGGTACAGCCGAAGAAGTTGAAAAGCATTTTggttgtgaatcttcaaagctAATCATGGTTGATGAGAAATTTATTGTGTTTGTTTTCTGGTAGGTAATACTTTTACAGTTTAATTTGATATTAAGTTATCCTATTTTGTGACAGGTGGGTGATCGGCCTTTCACTGACATTGTTTATGGCAATCGTAATGGGTTCCTAACGATTCTCACAGAGCCTTTGAGTCTTGTTGATGAGCCATTTATTGTTAAGcaggtttaattttttttttgttttattttttcctttggTTTCTAGAAATgtttggtgtgatttttttttcctttcaaataataatagatTGCATATCTAGTCGAAGTAAatgattattttattctatcttTCTTTTTGGTACATTTACGAAAGTGTTCAGTGTTAGACTCTTTTCCAGCACCTCTTTTCCTAGCAAAGAATTGGTTAAACTCTCTATGTTTAGTCTGTAGTACTTGAGAGAATGTTTGTGCACTTGCGTGTGTGCGTGacagagagaaagagaatgGCAATATAATATGAATAAGAACAAAACTACAACAATAATGCATATCTCTACCCTATATTATACTCTCATAATAGAGAGGCAGTGACTCTCAATCTAACTCCATATTAATTGATGAACTTCAATTATATGATACCATTACATATGATGCCTATTTATAGACTTGAACTTGCTAATTTCCTTAATCACCAAGTATGAAGTTAGGTGGTGGCAGTGGCTTTGGTAGACTATAGTTTcttcaagagcttccagttcaATGTCATCAACTTGACAACTTTGACAAGTTGATTTAATTGCCAACATTGCCTCCCCTAAATTGTGCTTGGAAAAATTGACCTTCAAAGTGACAATACTTATGAACTCTTTTTTTGTGGTGTTGATTTGCAAActtacataaagacaaaatctTTTGACTATTGGGACCAACGTTCTCTAGTTCTTCTCTGAAAATATTCTTGTAATCTCTTTATCTTAAATCTTTTCCGCATCTGGTTCAATAATTGGAACCTTGATCTATTCCTACTCGTTCATAGGATAATAACCCTATATTGCATTCAACTCTTGAAGATATTAATCGTACTGTCTGCATACCACAAGTTTTACTTCTGCTATAATTGTTGTAGCCAACATCTTCCTTCAAATACTTTTTTTGGTTCTCCTCTCAACCACCAGCACTGCCACAAACACACAAATATTATGATACTACAGTGTAAGAGATCCGTATGGCTCTATTGGTATTCTTATGTATCTAGGGAGGTTTATTATTATGGTAATCATTGGTCTCATGTATCTAGGGAggtttagtatatttttaatcattgatgagtatgtaaattttttatatatttttattcaagtGTGCCTTGTCATTCGCTTCATTTCTGATGTTTGAGAAAAGTTTAGTTGTATAAGATACCTTCTCTTTGTTAAATTTCGAACTTCCATGTAacgaaaaacataaaatagctTCATGTACTAAGGTCTGGTGCTGTTTAAGTTCCTTGATTGTATTCCAGGTTAACTAATTTCTTGTTTCAAATACTGTTGTGGGCTGATTTTAACTTCCAATTCAATAAAGATTTCACATCCATACTTAATCGCTAACTCCTAGAATATTACAttatattgaattattgattatggttagTACAGTGGTAGGGAAAAAATGTTGTAGTAGTGGTGTTTGTGGTGCTGGTTTGGTTttgatggtggtggtgatgatggTGGAGGAATTGGAgtagagagaaagaaagggaagaTGATGAGGGTaaaattagaatataaaattgGATTTGGACAATAGGGATAAAATAGAAACTTGTTTCAATTAAGactgaatttgaatcaaattaaatattacgaatatttttgaaacttctCAAAAACTTTAGAgataaaaaacatattttatccattttttaacaAACATGCATGAAAATTCCTGTACATACACTAGTTTAATCTTTTCACCCACTGTAAGCACTACGACTGAAGTTTAAATTTAAGCATCTTAGGATTCTGCTGTGATGGCTAATTTATCTATGATCATTGTTCAATTCTTAACAAGTTTCTTGGTTTTTTTAACCTGTGCTTTTAATGATTGGTGATAGGTGAGGAAGCTGGAGACTACTTTTGTATCTTATTGGTGTAAAAGAGGGTTGGAGCCGCCTGTCCAGAAGTTATTGCCAAATCCCATGTCGTGTGTCAAAGAGCCACGCCCTTGATCGTTTCCTAGGGCATAGAACACTACCCTGTCCCTTTTGTTTTGTTCTGAAATATATACTGCCCTCCCTACCTTCCAGTAATGAGTTGTGCAT
The Arachis duranensis cultivar V14167 chromosome 5, aradu.V14167.gnm2.J7QH, whole genome shotgun sequence genome window above contains:
- the LOC107491406 gene encoding LOW QUALITY PROTEIN: phosphatidylglycerophosphate phosphatase 1, chloroplastic/mitochondrial (The sequence of the model RefSeq protein was modified relative to this genomic sequence to represent the inferred CDS: inserted 1 base in 1 codon), with the translated sequence MLSSTASAQLPSCWYLFPSHLNAHHHAQQKRKLTSLTLANADRQVYNLCLSQAQKNNKGLESNYRTRYNFNLIQNHKYPXFKENNIARSLFTEMWWVDIKAAIGQRINLEGILCSAMVIVKSPKLALPHIAVPDIRYIDWAELRRKGFKGVVFDKDNTITAPYSLMPWPPLESSLERCKLEFGPDIAVFSNSAGLHEYDPDGSKARMLEAAVGIKVIRHKVKKPSGTAEEVEKHFGCESSKLIMVGDRPFTDIVYGNRNGFLTILTEPLSLVDEPFIVKQVRKLETTFVSYWCKRGLEPPVQKLLPNPMSCVKEPRP